A genomic region of Anaerobaca lacustris contains the following coding sequences:
- a CDS encoding sulfatase-like hydrolase/transferase — MTESRRDFLRRLGSSAAGVVLGGCATDGPPARKTRPNIVFILLDDMGWSDLACYGNTFHETPNIDHLARQGMRFTDAYAACPVCSPTRASIMAGQYPARVGVTDFIPGHWRPYETLRVPTNRTQYLPLEIVTIAESLQAAGYATGHVGKWHLGGADHGPQVQGFDFVRLGGQNRTDKQVTTFTDSAIEFIETHSDGPFFLHLSHHTVHIPLEAPQDLVEKYENKPKPATGVNNPVYAAMIEHVDTNVGRVLARLDELNLSNDTIVIFFSDNGGLRQMYTGEGPIVTTNAPLRDEKGALYEGGIRVPLIVRWPGVVRPRRVCRTPVTSVDFYPTLLEIAGAERPAGQVLDGRSLLPLLQQTGRFEDRALYWHYPHYHHSTPAGAIRQGDWKLIESFENSNSQLYNLRDDIAEQTDLSAKFPRKALELQTKLALWRRSVGAAMPQINPDFDPTRREEWGRHPDRR; from the coding sequence ATGACCGAATCGAGAAGGGACTTTCTGCGCCGGCTGGGCTCCAGCGCGGCCGGCGTTGTCCTGGGCGGGTGCGCAACAGACGGACCACCCGCCCGGAAGACCAGGCCCAATATCGTCTTCATCCTGCTCGACGACATGGGCTGGTCCGACCTGGCCTGCTATGGCAATACGTTTCATGAGACGCCCAACATCGACCACCTGGCCAGGCAAGGCATGCGATTCACCGACGCCTATGCGGCCTGTCCGGTCTGCTCGCCGACAAGGGCCAGCATCATGGCGGGCCAGTATCCCGCCCGCGTCGGGGTCACCGACTTCATCCCGGGCCATTGGCGGCCCTACGAGACGCTGCGCGTGCCGACGAACCGAACCCAGTATCTGCCGCTCGAAATCGTCACGATCGCCGAGTCGCTGCAAGCGGCAGGCTATGCCACAGGCCACGTCGGCAAGTGGCACCTGGGCGGGGCCGACCACGGGCCGCAAGTGCAGGGGTTCGATTTCGTTCGCCTGGGCGGACAGAATCGAACCGACAAGCAGGTCACAACCTTCACGGACAGCGCCATCGAGTTCATCGAGACCCACAGTGACGGCCCGTTCTTCCTGCATCTGTCCCATCACACCGTCCACATCCCACTTGAAGCGCCGCAGGACCTCGTCGAGAAGTATGAGAACAAACCCAAGCCGGCCACAGGCGTCAACAACCCTGTGTACGCCGCGATGATCGAACACGTGGACACCAACGTCGGGCGGGTGCTGGCCAGGCTCGACGAGTTGAATCTATCCAACGACACGATTGTGATCTTCTTCTCCGACAATGGCGGCCTGCGACAGATGTACACGGGCGAAGGCCCGATCGTGACGACCAACGCCCCGCTGCGAGATGAGAAAGGCGCGCTCTATGAAGGGGGCATCCGCGTTCCGCTGATCGTTCGCTGGCCCGGCGTGGTTCGGCCGAGACGTGTGTGCCGGACGCCGGTGACGAGCGTGGACTTCTACCCGACTCTGTTGGAGATCGCCGGCGCCGAAAGGCCGGCCGGACAGGTGCTCGACGGCCGGAGCCTGCTCCCCCTGCTCCAACAGACAGGCCGATTCGAGGACCGCGCCCTCTACTGGCACTACCCGCATTACCACCATTCGACGCCCGCCGGCGCGATTCGCCAGGGCGACTGGAAGCTCATCGAATCCTTCGAAAACAGCAACTCGCAATTGTACAATCTGCGAGACGACATCGCCGAGCAGACCGATCTGTCCGCCAAGTTCC
- a CDS encoding purine-cytosine permease family protein, producing MSEEQQAQQTQAGGEFEREPVPQNRLLGFKSFVGMYAGEHCAGTELMIGPLFVAAGVSAFDVVVGLIAGNVLAVLSWVFLCAPIATRARLTLYYQLEKICGRQLVTLYNLANGVMFCFLAGAMVTVSATALGVWFKFPMPELSDNYPNSFGWVIAVLACGAMISVVAAYGYEVVSKVANVAAPWMVLVFIAFGLVGLRQFIDATGSEVNSLADVWTLAKTHIWQGGDPHPGRVKFTFWHVAFFAWFCNMAMHIGMSDLSVLRFARKSWYAVASGTGMFLGHFLAWLAASILYAFQMHVEPGNTKVLPGPLAYQAAGLAGLICVIIAGWTTANPTIYRAGLAFQAIVPKSSRFRVTLITGAIATVAAMFPALAMRLLDFVALYGLVLMPMGAVVFVDFWLIPKLGLRGSYAELSGRHFNWAAFAAWIVTLAICLGIVFIVGNWTLYFVALPGWFIASAVYIVLSRVYQKQGRPVAAR from the coding sequence ATGAGCGAAGAACAGCAGGCACAGCAGACGCAGGCGGGAGGTGAATTCGAGCGCGAGCCGGTGCCGCAGAACAGGCTGCTCGGCTTCAAGAGTTTCGTCGGCATGTACGCGGGCGAGCATTGCGCCGGCACGGAGCTGATGATCGGGCCGTTGTTCGTGGCCGCCGGTGTCAGCGCGTTCGACGTCGTCGTCGGACTGATCGCAGGCAATGTGCTGGCCGTGCTGAGCTGGGTGTTCCTGTGCGCCCCGATCGCCACGCGGGCCCGGTTGACGCTCTACTACCAACTGGAGAAGATCTGCGGACGGCAGCTTGTGACGCTCTATAACCTCGCCAACGGCGTGATGTTCTGCTTCCTGGCCGGGGCCATGGTGACGGTCTCGGCCACGGCGCTGGGCGTCTGGTTCAAGTTCCCGATGCCGGAGCTGAGCGACAACTATCCGAACAGCTTCGGATGGGTGATCGCGGTTCTGGCGTGCGGCGCGATGATCTCCGTCGTGGCCGCCTATGGCTACGAGGTGGTCTCCAAGGTCGCCAACGTCGCGGCCCCATGGATGGTGCTCGTGTTCATCGCCTTCGGGCTGGTCGGCCTGCGGCAGTTCATCGATGCCACCGGCTCGGAAGTCAACAGTCTTGCGGACGTCTGGACGCTCGCCAAAACGCACATCTGGCAGGGAGGCGACCCGCACCCGGGACGGGTCAAGTTCACCTTCTGGCACGTGGCGTTCTTCGCGTGGTTCTGCAACATGGCGATGCACATCGGGATGAGCGACCTGTCGGTCCTTCGTTTCGCGAGGAAATCGTGGTACGCCGTGGCCAGCGGGACCGGCATGTTCCTCGGGCACTTCCTGGCCTGGCTGGCGGCGTCGATCCTCTACGCATTCCAGATGCACGTGGAGCCGGGCAACACGAAGGTATTGCCGGGTCCGCTCGCCTATCAGGCCGCCGGCCTGGCCGGCCTGATCTGCGTCATCATCGCCGGCTGGACCACCGCCAACCCGACCATCTACCGCGCCGGTCTGGCGTTCCAGGCGATCGTTCCCAAGTCCTCTCGCTTCCGCGTAACGTTGATCACGGGCGCCATCGCGACCGTCGCGGCCATGTTCCCGGCGCTGGCGATGAGACTGCTGGACTTCGTGGCCTTGTACGGCCTGGTCCTGATGCCGATGGGCGCGGTCGTCTTCGTGGACTTCTGGCTGATCCCCAAGCTCGGCCTGCGAGGCTCCTACGCCGAACTCAGCGGCCGTCACTTCAACTGGGCCGCCTTCGCCGCGTGGATTGTGACCCTGGCGATCTGTTTGGGCATCGTCTTCATCGTCGGCAACTGGACGCTGTATTTCGTGGCGCTGCCGGGCTGGTTCATCGCGTCAGCCGTGTACATCGTTCTGAGCCGGGTCTACCAGAAACAGGGCCGCCCCGTGGCGGCGCGTTAG
- a CDS encoding L-rhamnose isomerase: MSDSKNVEQAYQLARERYAELGVDTDEAMDRLSKIPISLHCWQGDDVGGFENTGSGLDGGLAVTGNYPGKARTPDELRTDLEKTLSLIPGKHRLNLHAIYLDAKAKVPRNELEPEQFATWVQWAKANGLGMDFNGTYFSHPKADSGFTLSSADDDIRQFWIEHGICCRKIGAHMGKELGTLCVTNVWIPDGYKDIPIDRLAPRQRLADSLDEIFAEKIDPTVHLDAVESKLFGIGAESYTVGSHEFYMGYATSRQVLLCLDAGHYHPTEIISDKISSVLMFVPQLLLHVSRPVRWDSDHVVILDDELRAIAQELVRSGKLDKVHIGLDFFDASINRIAAWVIGTRCMIKALLIALLEPTDRLRQAEADGDFTSRLAMLEELKTLPYGAVWDYYCARSDVPVGPAWLADAKAYEKNVLAKRA, from the coding sequence ATGAGCGACTCAAAGAACGTCGAGCAGGCCTATCAACTGGCGCGCGAGCGATATGCCGAGCTTGGCGTCGATACCGACGAGGCAATGGACCGGCTCAGCAAGATCCCGATCTCGCTGCACTGCTGGCAAGGCGATGATGTCGGCGGATTTGAGAACACCGGGTCCGGCCTCGACGGCGGCCTGGCCGTGACCGGCAACTACCCCGGCAAGGCCCGCACGCCGGACGAGCTGCGGACGGACCTGGAGAAGACCCTGAGCCTGATCCCCGGCAAACATCGCCTGAACCTTCATGCGATCTATCTCGACGCCAAGGCCAAGGTGCCACGCAATGAACTGGAGCCCGAGCAATTCGCCACGTGGGTCCAGTGGGCCAAGGCCAACGGTCTGGGGATGGACTTCAACGGGACCTACTTCTCGCATCCGAAGGCCGACAGCGGGTTCACGCTCTCCAGCGCCGATGACGACATCCGACAGTTCTGGATCGAGCATGGAATCTGCTGCCGCAAGATCGGCGCCCACATGGGCAAGGAACTGGGCACCCTCTGCGTGACCAACGTCTGGATTCCCGACGGATACAAGGACATCCCAATCGACCGTCTGGCCCCCCGACAGCGTCTGGCCGACTCGCTCGATGAGATCTTCGCCGAGAAGATCGATCCGACGGTCCACCTCGACGCCGTCGAATCCAAGCTCTTCGGCATCGGCGCCGAGAGCTACACGGTCGGCTCGCACGAATTCTACATGGGCTATGCGACGTCGCGACAGGTCCTGTTGTGCCTGGACGCGGGCCACTATCACCCCACCGAAATCATCTCCGACAAGATCTCGTCCGTGCTGATGTTCGTGCCCCAATTGCTGCTGCACGTGAGCCGGCCGGTGCGTTGGGACAGCGACCACGTGGTCATCCTCGACGACGAACTGCGGGCCATCGCACAGGAGCTGGTGCGCAGCGGCAAGCTCGACAAGGTGCACATCGGCCTGGACTTCTTCGACGCCAGCATCAACCGGATCGCCGCCTGGGTCATCGGCACGCGGTGCATGATCAAGGCCCTGCTGATCGCCCTGCTCGAACCGACGGATCGGCTGCGCCAGGCCGAGGCCGACGGCGACTTCACAAGCCGCCTGGCGATGCTCGAAGAATTGAAGACATTGCCCTACGGCGCGGTGTGGGACTACTACTGCGCCCGGTCCGACGTGCCGGTCGGCCCCGCCTGGCTGGCCGACGCCAAGGCCTATGAGAAAAACGTGCTCGCCAAACGAGCGTAG
- a CDS encoding alcohol dehydrogenase catalytic domain-containing protein, whose protein sequence is MTSIPASQWAVQLVGPDQLVLNQSKEVFRPGPHQILAKVEVVGLCFSDLKLLKQFTGHVRKGPVVSGIEPNALTQIASYVPNDKATVPGHETVVRIVEAGPGVTRHKPGERYLVQTDYRWLKTASSNAAFGYNFEGALQEYVLMDERAITSPDGESMLIPTGDDRSGSAIALVEPWACVEDAYASKERTTLKAGGQMLIVVETDLPEGRLGNLFKRYGTPAQITWVSKSGPPANLPAPVVRAREHDDVDDAAFDDVVYFGSNAGTVEELFAKVAANGILNIVLCGDRFSRPVVTMVGRVHYGGIRIVGTTDTDPAGSMKTIPKTGEIRHGDRINVVGAGGPMGMMHVIRNLCQGVEGVSVYAGDVDDNRLAMLTKIAQPLAESNGLEYVPYNAKQPPSDEEFGYSVLMAPIPELVAAAVQDAAQHGIVNIFAGIPANVTGKIDLNAYIEKRLYFIGTSGSTLDDMKRMLAKVESNRLDTNVSVAAVCGLAGALDGIRAVEDRSIAGKIVVYPACRDLPLLRLEELATKLPSVAACLKDGLWTLEAERKLLETCG, encoded by the coding sequence ATGACAAGTATCCCGGCATCACAATGGGCCGTGCAATTGGTGGGCCCCGACCAGCTCGTCCTCAACCAATCCAAAGAGGTCTTCCGGCCGGGCCCACACCAGATCCTGGCGAAGGTCGAAGTCGTCGGGCTGTGCTTCTCCGACCTGAAGCTGCTCAAGCAGTTCACCGGCCACGTCCGCAAGGGCCCCGTCGTCTCCGGCATCGAGCCCAACGCTTTGACGCAGATTGCCAGTTACGTCCCAAACGACAAGGCTACGGTACCGGGCCATGAAACGGTCGTTCGCATCGTCGAGGCGGGCCCCGGCGTCACGAGACATAAGCCCGGCGAACGGTATCTCGTGCAGACGGACTACCGCTGGCTGAAGACCGCCAGTTCGAATGCGGCCTTCGGCTATAACTTCGAGGGCGCCCTGCAGGAATACGTCCTGATGGACGAGCGAGCGATCACCAGTCCCGACGGCGAGTCCATGCTGATACCGACGGGCGATGACCGGTCGGGCTCGGCCATCGCCCTGGTCGAGCCCTGGGCCTGCGTGGAAGACGCCTACGCATCGAAGGAGCGTACGACCCTCAAGGCGGGCGGCCAGATGCTGATCGTCGTGGAAACCGACCTGCCCGAAGGCCGACTCGGCAATCTGTTCAAGCGCTACGGCACACCGGCCCAGATCACGTGGGTCTCGAAGTCGGGTCCGCCGGCCAACCTGCCGGCGCCGGTGGTCCGGGCGCGCGAGCATGACGACGTGGACGACGCCGCCTTCGACGACGTGGTCTATTTCGGATCGAACGCCGGGACGGTGGAGGAGCTGTTCGCCAAGGTCGCGGCCAACGGGATCCTGAACATCGTTCTCTGCGGCGACCGCTTCAGTCGGCCCGTGGTCACGATGGTCGGCCGCGTCCACTACGGCGGCATTCGCATCGTCGGGACCACCGACACCGACCCCGCCGGATCGATGAAGACGATCCCCAAGACAGGAGAGATTCGCCACGGCGACAGGATCAACGTCGTCGGGGCCGGTGGACCGATGGGGATGATGCATGTCATTCGCAATCTGTGCCAGGGGGTCGAAGGCGTCAGCGTGTATGCCGGCGACGTCGACGACAACCGGCTGGCGATGCTGACGAAGATCGCCCAGCCGCTGGCCGAGAGCAACGGCCTCGAGTACGTCCCGTACAACGCGAAGCAACCGCCGAGCGATGAGGAGTTCGGCTATTCCGTCCTGATGGCGCCGATCCCCGAACTGGTGGCCGCCGCCGTGCAGGACGCCGCCCAGCACGGGATCGTCAACATCTTCGCCGGCATCCCTGCAAACGTTACGGGCAAGATCGACCTGAACGCCTACATCGAGAAACGCCTGTACTTCATCGGAACGAGCGGATCGACGCTCGACGACATGAAACGGATGCTGGCCAAGGTCGAATCGAACCGGCTCGACACCAACGTCAGCGTCGCGGCCGTTTGCGGCCTGGCCGGGGCGCTCGACGGCATCCGGGCCGTGGAGGACCGCTCGATCGCCGGCAAGATCGTCGTCTACCCGGCGTGCAGGGATCTCCCGCTGCTTCGTCTCGAAGAACTGGCGACGAAGTTACCCAGTGTTGCGGCCTGCCTGAAAGACGGGCTCTGGACACTCGAAGCAGAAAGAAAACTGCTCGAAACCTGCGGCTGA
- a CDS encoding rhamnulokinase — protein MSETASYIAVDLGAESGRVMLGTMAAGELHLEEVHRFGNGPVEIEGSLRWDFDRLLSEVRTGIGLAAKTAAGTPLGIGVDTWGVDFGLIGDDGRLIEAPYHYRDSRTNGMMEKAFALMSKRDIYQNTGIQFMQLNSLYQVLAMRLADSAALARTGKLIFMADLLSYFLCGQVFGEYTLASTSQMMDMATGRWSKAIFEKLGLPIEIMPEIVMPGTVVGPLTDDVAREIGCPKIPVIAVGSHDTASAVLGVPGTGGNWAYLSSGTWSLMGVEIPKAIIDDKTFEYGFTNEGGVQNTIRLLKNIMGLWLVQECKRQWQREGQDLSYGELTDLASKAEPFFGIIDCDCSDFLAPGDMPTRINKHLAQTGQPTTDDKGQMVRLVLESLALKYRRTLEAIEDVTGDPIDVLHIVGGGIQNELLCQFAADATGKRVVAGPIEATASGNVLMQAIATGRLKGIDEAREIVRHSFDLKEYRPQDTPAWTHRYERFTKR, from the coding sequence ATGTCAGAGACAGCGAGCTACATTGCCGTGGACCTCGGGGCCGAGAGCGGGCGCGTCATGCTCGGTACGATGGCCGCCGGGGAACTCCATCTCGAAGAGGTGCATCGCTTCGGCAACGGACCCGTTGAGATCGAGGGTTCGTTGCGGTGGGATTTCGATCGCCTGCTGAGCGAGGTCAGGACGGGCATCGGCCTGGCGGCCAAGACAGCGGCGGGCACGCCGCTCGGCATCGGCGTCGACACGTGGGGTGTGGACTTCGGCCTGATCGGCGACGACGGCCGGTTGATCGAGGCCCCCTACCACTACCGCGACAGCCGGACCAATGGGATGATGGAGAAGGCCTTCGCCCTGATGTCCAAGCGGGACATCTACCAGAACACCGGCATTCAGTTCATGCAGTTGAACTCGCTGTACCAGGTTCTGGCCATGCGACTGGCCGATTCGGCGGCACTGGCCAGGACCGGCAAACTGATCTTCATGGCGGACCTGCTGAGCTATTTCCTCTGCGGCCAGGTCTTCGGCGAGTACACACTGGCCAGCACCTCGCAGATGATGGACATGGCGACCGGACGATGGTCCAAGGCGATCTTCGAGAAGCTGGGGCTGCCGATAGAGATCATGCCCGAGATCGTCATGCCCGGGACGGTGGTCGGACCGCTGACGGACGACGTGGCCCGCGAGATCGGCTGCCCGAAGATCCCGGTCATCGCGGTCGGCTCGCACGACACGGCCTCGGCGGTGCTCGGCGTACCGGGGACTGGTGGCAACTGGGCGTATCTGTCGTCGGGGACATGGAGTCTGATGGGGGTGGAGATTCCCAAGGCCATCATCGACGACAAGACATTCGAGTACGGCTTCACCAATGAGGGCGGCGTGCAGAACACGATCCGCCTGCTGAAGAACATCATGGGCCTCTGGCTGGTCCAGGAATGCAAGCGGCAGTGGCAGCGTGAGGGGCAGGACCTCTCCTACGGCGAGTTGACCGACCTGGCGTCGAAGGCCGAGCCCTTCTTCGGGATCATCGACTGCGATTGCAGCGACTTCCTGGCCCCGGGCGACATGCCGACCCGGATCAACAAACACCTGGCGCAGACCGGCCAGCCGACCACCGACGACAAGGGACAGATGGTTCGGCTGGTCCTCGAGAGCCTGGCCCTGAAGTACCGACGCACCCTTGAGGCCATCGAGGACGTCACGGGCGATCCCATCGACGTGCTCCACATCGTCGGCGGTGGGATCCAGAACGAATTGCTGTGCCAGTTCGCCGCCGATGCCACAGGCAAGCGAGTCGTCGCCGGGCCGATCGAGGCGACCGCCAGCGGCAACGTCCTGATGCAGGCCATCGCGACCGGCAGGCTCAAAGGCATCGACGAAGCCAGAGAGATCGTCCGTCATTCCTTCGACCTGAAGGAGTACCGGCCCCAGGACACGCCGGCGTGGACGCACAGATACGAGCGATTTACGAAACGCTGA